In Chryseobacterium gleum, a single genomic region encodes these proteins:
- a CDS encoding DUF5606 family protein yields MLLEKIISISGKPGLFKLVSQLRNGFIIEDVTSKKKVSIGNSSQVSLLDNIAMFTFEKEVPLFEVFENIAKNNDYKETISHKSSEAELKDFMLASLPNYDTERVYSSDIKKLAQWYNILQKAGYITPESFVKAEPETLEGEPATEEVSIEKEAKKAAPKTEKPAAPKVKATSAAKSAPKSTHRKQG; encoded by the coding sequence ATGCTGTTAGAAAAAATAATTTCAATTTCTGGAAAACCAGGACTTTTCAAATTAGTTTCTCAATTAAGAAACGGATTCATTATTGAAGATGTTACCTCAAAGAAAAAAGTAAGCATTGGAAACTCAAGCCAGGTAAGTTTACTGGACAATATTGCCATGTTTACATTCGAGAAAGAAGTTCCTTTGTTTGAAGTATTTGAAAATATTGCTAAGAACAATGATTATAAGGAAACAATTTCTCACAAATCTTCTGAGGCAGAACTGAAAGATTTCATGCTGGCGTCTCTTCCTAACTATGATACAGAAAGAGTATATTCTTCTGACATCAAGAAATTAGCTCAGTGGTACAACATCCTTCAAAAAGCTGGATATATTACTCCTGAAAGCTTTGTAAAAGCAGAACCTGAAACTTTAGAAGGTGAGCCTGCAACAGAAGAAGTAAGCATTGAAAAAGAAGCTAAGAAAGCGGCTCCAAAAACTGAAAAGCCAGCTGCTCCAAAAGTAAAAGCGACTTCAGCTGCAAAATCAGCTCCGAAGAGCACACACAGAAAACAAGGATAA